The following coding sequences lie in one Arachis ipaensis cultivar K30076 chromosome B05, Araip1.1, whole genome shotgun sequence genomic window:
- the LOC107640276 gene encoding uncharacterized protein LOC107640276 has product MNKSNLSISPEDSLLPIASILFCIVHIQLEASIRNGDIQGFQLFRNVTDQFSSKKGHLNHHQEISKQGMAKDNKNLPSTQDHLRDIGDWKDTQRPLQSHQPLSEDLNDDEEEERSKH; this is encoded by the exons atgaacaAGTCAAATCTATCAATCTCCCCTGAAGATAGCTTGCTTCCTATTGCTAGCATTCTGTTCTGCATCGTTCACATCCAG TTGGAAGCAAGCATCAGGAATGGAGATATTCAGGGGTTTCAACTATTCAGGAATGTCACAGATCAATTCTCATCAAAGAAAGGCCATTTGAATCACCATCAAGAAATTTCTAAGCAG GGAATGGCTAAAGATAACAAGAACTTGCCATCTACCCAAGATCATTTGAGAGATATTGGGGATTGGAAAGATACTCAAAGGCCATTACAATCTCATCAACCCTTGAGTGAGGACTtaaatgatgatgaagaagaagagagaagcaaACACTAA